TAGAAAGTATTAGAGAATTGATTGTTTGTAGTGCAGATATGCAAAAGCAGCCGTGTAGTTATTATCTGTCCATTATGTAGAGATAGTGAGAGAAATCATATTGTGGAAAGCTATTAATTAGGCTAATAGGTTGCATCAATCAACTCTCTGTTTCCTCATATagactttatttttttcctcaccTATCTGCCATTCTAAGTAATAAATTAATGAGTCTTAAAAAATCATGATATAGGCCTCACAAAATTTTGTTCGGTTGGTGAAAAGCAAACAGTCTCGTCATATTCCCTTCCAAATAACAATCACTCATATTCAAAGGTTCACATCAATATTGTAAATTACTTCCAAAGAGTTTTCTGGCTAACATTACAGTTGAATTCACTACTAGCTAGTAGTTTTTTCTTCCATGTGATGTAGCTATActtctaaaattttggatttttttaaaagcaaaataaaataataaatatttttaaatatgttttttttttttatatacttagGTTAGGTTTAGGTCAAGTTTAGGTGGAGAGATAATATCTACCAGGGACGGCGTTAAGTGTtgttcagggggttcaaatgaaccccctgacttgaaaataaaaatattatatataaaaaaaaaaattattagcttactttactttaaaatatatttttgaacaCCCTAACTTAAATTTTGTACACCCCAATCACAGATAAGTCTAACTCAAAACTAAACATTAACACATGCCAACCTAGTCCAAAACTAAAACAACATAGATCAGTCCATCCTAAAACCAATTAACAACACAGATTTTatagatctctctctcatgaatctcatctcatctcagTTAATTATGAACTCCACATTCAAGGGCGAGGAAAGGCCAAAATGACTATCAACACCATTAATCAAGGCAACCACAACCAAATACCGTCCAATGGGTTTACAATTTTGTACTCCAAATAGTAAGGGGAGCAAATGGGATAGATAATCAAGCAATCTTAAGTGTAATCAATGTATTATTAGCTCTATAGGATCAGTCTGGTTGGAGGATGTATAACCAGAcctttttcatgttctttagGTTGATCTAAATAGCATTCTTTAATAATATGCACCGaaattcttctccaaaaaaaaatcctaaattatttcaaactatatataaaatgatgATATTATGGAAGTAAATATTTTCGCATACATTGCTAGCACACTATTCCCTCTACTTGTTATTTCATTTTGAACCTATGCCAATTTTAGAGACCGAGAGTATGTTTTagcctaaaaataaaataaaagattgaaaagaaaaaaaaaaaaaaatcattaagacCACTATGTTATTTATGATTATTCGAAAACTTCACACTTCTATAACCATAACATGGACCTTTGTGTTTGCAACTTTGCATGTGACGGGGGAAAATTCCAACTAAGAATGTGATTGCGCACCAAACTAAATTTCAATGGCCGCCTAAACGTGATTGCATTATAAGCATATGAACCATTTACATCACTGGTAATTTGTAGTACAAAACCACCTGATTTAGGTGATCCTTCCACTGTTATATCATATGCGCTTGTTTCAAGTATATTGGACATAAGTTGGGAAAAAGAATCTttaaaatataatcaaaatatatgataaaattttaatgatttatcTATTATTCTaacatgaattatttttttaaaaaaactttatgTTAGTTATACTctttaattgataaaaaaaaaatattgaaaatgtcATACGCGTTGAGGATGCGGTTTAATCTTCTTACACtagaccaaaaattaaaaagaactaGCCGAGccaatattaaaaatttaagcttgttcatttgattttatttccAACACAAGCCGAGGTTGAACTCATTACCAAACAAGATTACACGTTCAAGTTTAGTTTATTTACTTGTCGAGCAAACTCGAGCTTGTTCACTAGCTAtttgattaacttattcttttccAATATATTGTAAAATCATGATTAAAATGTTTTACCCCTTCAAAAATCTATGAATTTTTACTACAAATGAATTGTTTATGTTTtgaataaattacaaataataattttatattatatgaacCAATATACAAACTTATACAAcccaattttaagtttatataaatatattttttgacatttatacatataaatatatagttgatTCAAGCCCTCAAGTTAGTGAGCTTGTTCACgaacacattattatgtttgagcttAGCTCATTTAATAATTAAGACTAAAGTTGGGCTTGAATTTGGCTtgtaacaaacaaacataaacaaatttttCCTCAAGTCGAGTTCAAATTGTTCATAAacaatttgatttatttatagtCCTAGCAGTTCCCCCTTCCCCTTGTGAtagaataaaatattgaaattttttctaagttttttagATGTCGACTTAATTGTCCTTTATGGTCAAGCCATACAAACATTATAAGTGTTCATTTGGATTAGTTTTAGTAGCTTGAAAACATACTTTTTggggggaggaaaaaaaacaaacaaacagcaaTTTCAAAAGGCAGTAGTGACAAGTAGTAATGAAGAAAGATTGCTCAGGCAGAAAGCTCTAGTACATCATCTTCAATATATAGTTTAAACTGTATGGTACACAAAGTGCCAAAAGAATCATGTAGCAAATATTGGAAGCTATGATGTGAGTGGAACTTATTAGAATAAAACAAAGAATAGGACATAAGATTTCCTAGAAAAAACGCTATCTAACCATAGAAGAAAATGGGCTGGACAAGGAACAGTAATATATTGCataaaaaaatgagttatttaACTCTCTCATCAATGTCAAGAATAAAAATCATTACATGCAGTAATGGTGAATAAGATATATTGGTTAACGCAATCTATAAGCGATATGAAAATTCTCGGATCACATCTTTCAATTTCTTGagactaacaaaacaaaaagaacaatcAAAGCAAGCAACCACATTTTTTAGCCCGAGTCATGGATCTACGTCAACCAACCAAATTTATCATAATTTATAGTAGTACTCAAGTGTGTACTATCTAATATATTGGTGACCCACCTCCAGATCCTATTGACTTAGAATATGAAGAGTCTAGCATGTAATCAAAGCAacacatatttatttttagagattacTAATTACCGATACTGACATCTTGTTTGCTAGTCCTACTTTCTgtgtataaatgtgtaaaattgagtcatttttctattttgcattgTTTGAAGCAAATGTTTTGATAATGACATAGATAATAAAATGCACATTGtgctaataattaaatatataaaagtgtAGAAGCATGCAACTGAAATCTTATTAAGAATACCAATCAgttattttctttactttttttttaatctattattGGTAAGCATATTTGGTTCTTCCATGCCAAGACTACACAAGCATATAACCCTATTTGGCTTAGCTATTTAATTAGTTTATCTACATGTAAATTAATTGTACGCAATATAGGAATAGTAACATTAATTAATaaccataaaaataatcaatgttGATTTTTATGGTTGGCAACTTGCAACCACAAGTTTGCTTTCCTTCAAGATATTTTTATATGTCTATATGTCCTTTAAAAGTTTGTTAAACCTCCTAATAAAATGACATCGCAAGCCTTAAGGATCATTTGCCTAATGATTAGGGGCAAATGTCCTAATGGTTAATCAAGTAATGGTTAGATGTgcatcctttttcttttttgttaaaattttttcaagtcgtattggattttcttaaaaaaagaaaacaagggCCTAAAAATTTAGACAAACATTATTAATTAAGGGGTGTTAGCTGAGTACCAAGTCCAAAtcagattttaatttttcaaccaACTCAAATTTAATCTAACACCCAATCAAGAAATTATTCTatagttcctcaaaaaaaagaaattattctatatatatatagatgatgtaCTACTCTTTCTACACATAAAGATGGATGCTATATGTGAGATTCACATGTAAAGTCCACATTTTTGTCAGAAGAAGGTATATTATACAGAGCACATTAATAATTTCAACATCCTAATTGGAACATGCAAGACATTATTTAATACAAATACATTATAATGAATTTTGTTGCTTGGGATAATTACTAAAAAGTTCACATGTACAAACAATCAAAGTCTTCTTCCTATGAAGAGCCATTAATCTATAACCGAACGAAAGAGTCGTCCAAAGTTTAAACCTCATcatctaaaagaaaattgaatatatatatatatatatatatatatgtatgtatgtatgtatgtatgtatgtataagtGGAAGGTGTTGTTAACCTAGTCTATAAagtcttttaaattttgggtgtcaaaaaatttagatttgtaaTTGCCCTAATTTTCTTTCAATCATCTTGTTCATTGATGTTCTTAGGGTTTTAGAGACCTCGATTTATTTCTGCTTAGATATTTGAGAAGTCCCCCTAGACGAAAGAATaagacaacatttttttaatgaaaaaaaaaagaaataaagaaggagaagaaacaaATGACATATAAGCTTGATTAATGAGTCACCAACAAATTCTATCAATTAATGAGTTGAAATTGAATATATTCCAGCACAGTTACAAAACAATCTTTAGGGGATAAAAGCTATGAAATTCCACTCTAGCTTTCGATTGAGTGAAAGGCCAACTTGTTCAAATGCAGttgttaacaaaaaaatagaaaaaataaaataaaaccccaTATCCATATGGGTTAATCCACATAACACATAAGCTTGACTCAAACAATGATCATAAagataggggaaaaaaaaggcgTGTGTGTGATCCAAAATTCATAaatctattttaaaaatgtgaaattcaaataattaatgtaGCATGGtccaaggttttttttttcaatactttCAACGAAATTGGGGGTGATTGGATTGTTTCAAGAAGTTTCTAGGACTTCTGCAAGATTTCTATGAAAAATAGAGGCAATCTagtaatttatttgttttggaattagTCTAGCAAGATTGGAGGTAGTGTTCGTAATCTAGTAATTTTGGTGGTAGTTATAATTGATATAGTCCCTTTGAGGGTTTCAAGGATTTTGTGTTGGGTTGAAATTGATCTCGATTAAATTAGGGTATTCTAGAGATTTTAATGATCTCAAGgctattttgatcattttggcTCGATTTAGAgttaatttaatgattttacaGATTTTAGGGacattttgattattttggcatgattttgggttaatttggtGGTTTTTGTGATCCTAGGAgcattttgatcattttggtggagttttgggttaatttgatgatttaaataatattagggGCATTTCGATGAAGTTTGGGGTTTATAGTGATTTTGGTGATTCCAATCGGTGCGCGCCGGGGGGAGGGCTTAGGAATATTTGGTAAAATGTAAGTAGTGTTTtggggcattttggtaattctGAAGGTTTTTAATGACTTTTTACATGATTTCCAAAAATTATGGATTGTTTGGTAATTTCTAgaagttttttttgggggggggggggggggggggtcattgtgataatttcaaaaaattgggTCAAGGTTCTTGAACCGATGGCCTTTTAATGGATGTGGTATTAATGTATTATGTGTAACTTATATGCAATATCTTCTATTCTTCTATGAGAAGAGAATAAAtcatgagaaatttttttcacatgTGAGGATTTGTCTATAAATATGTGATATTCATGtcgtataaaaaaaaaaatgttatatataacCACGAACcattacacaaaataataaatctattttGATGCAAAAACTATTTTATGAAACCATCTCATAAGAGTCCTCTCTCGTGCCATGTGTGAATTCCATGCATGTaagtttcacaaaaaaaaaaatgtcttatgagacaccttttcttcttcttttttttacgAGTGTTAGGCAGCAGGATTGGGTTGGACTTAGACTCACTGAACCCAAGTCCATTGAAACCAAATGGGTAGGGTTTGTTAACTGTGACGGATCGGGTGAAACCCAACCTGTCCCTTTCATTTTCTATGATTCAATCAGCCACCTCCCCTGCCATTCtggaactctctctctctctctctctctctctcttcaaaagcATTATGGTCCTTTAGCTCTCATGACCACCGTAGGTATTGCCAACCATTGCCAGGAACACCACTAGTAgcctctctatttctttctctaccCTCCCCTCTATTCTCAACCTTCACAATTCTCCCTcaccattcttcttcttatctCAATTGGGTCACCATTGGTTTTGCGTTGTCTTTAATAGTTTTGCTGATGACAGGTAAAAGCAACAAGGGAGCTCATTACTGTAAAATCTTTAAGAAAGGTCCAGCTCCAGCTTAATTGCTCGGGGTGCTTTGGCTTATCTGTGGGTGGGTTTGATGGGATGGGATTTTTGGGTGGATTTTGTGATTTCCTTTGTGTGTTTCATTCAGAGTTTTGTTTTGACAACTTCTGTGAATGATGGTTTCGCTGTTTTGTTGTTGGGTATGTGTAATAGTGATTGACCGTGCGGTATTTTTGATCGCTAGCTAGTGTTTTGGTGAGTTGGTTATGCATgaataaaagctaaaaagttCTTAGCATTTGGTCATGAACTTCATCCAATTCTTCtctaaaatatttatcaattttctATACAAAGTTTCTTTGGTAATTAGACAAAATTAGACAAGAGTTGGTGTAACAGTTGCTAGGGCCACAAAGACCTGTCTTTTAAGTATAAGTTTGGACCCACAGAAACCTGCCTTTTGTTGAGAGAATAATGGAAGCACTGTGTTGGTGACGTGGTACACCTTATTgttctacaaaataaaattttcaggTCAATACATGCCATCTTTGTGAAACCCATAGgtcttgaaaagaaaaaaattgttaaaaatagcCTGAGCATGACCTCATTCCAAGTTCTAGTGGTATACCACTCAGCCATATAAATATACCatctagggttagggttaggtACCCAAAAAAAGGCTAACATTTTCTCCTACTTATCATCTAGTTTGGATGAATAAAGtggaaacccaaaaaaaaaaaaattcaggcaCCCATTTCCACTATTTATAAAGATCAAATAATTGGGTTTCCTAAATTGATCAGCTAGGGTTTTGGAGGATGAAGAAACGGCAAGTAGTAATGAAGAAAGATTGCATAGGAGGGAAAAACTCTACCACATCATCTTCAATGGTAAGAACTGTGAGGTATGTTGAGTGCCAAAAGAATCATGCGGCAAATATTGGTGGCTATGCTGTGGATGGGTGcagagagttcatggcaagtGGAGATGAAGGGACAAATGGTGCGCTTCTGTGTGCTGCTTGTGGTTGCCACCGGAATTTCCATAGAAGAGAAGTGGAAACTGAGGTAGTTTGTGAGTATTCACCACCTACTTTCAATGATTAGATAACTATATATAGAGATATAATAGCCCTTTTGTATGTGTGAATAGCTAGAAGGTGTTTTGTgtgattttatcattttaattattataatagaacaAATTGTTGTTGCAAATCCTCATCAACAGATCATATGACTCTTTTGTCAGagaaaatcaaactttttaagtattgtattatatataatttgatggGTAAGATATCAATTGAGAAATCAAACTACAAGTACTTCATTCTTCAGGGGAATAtagtttcttttcatttttttttcttttatcatcttAGCCCAACTCCTACTCTAAGAAAAgcgaaaaggaaaaagaaggataagaatgtagccaaattttgtttGTTATATTAGAAGGAAGATGAAAACTTTGAGATTTGTTTGTATTGGTACAAAAGTATACATGTGaagaataaaaggaaagagaTGGAGATATCCATTTTTGGCtatattaaatttgttaaaGTTAGCTATTCCACCCAAAATATAGTCTCTAAAATTATAGATGTACAATTTCCAAATTAAATATGGTTCTTTATTCTTTAGCGTCTGATGCAtgaattgtcaatttttttccctctttattatattattatttttttgttttttaagttgtCTAATAATGAGTACCATTGGTTTTTTATATGCAACTAAGGAAGATGAAACACGAATAGACAGAAAAGGAGGAACTTCAACCGATATAAACTAACTTATGTCAGCCAATAATTCATTTCACCAAAACAAAGTCCTTTATAGCAAATGGAATTTTCTTCATCTTATCAAAGCAAATAATTCTGAGTAGCTAGCTTACATATCAGGCATGGGACCCTAAGTTAATAAGACAGTTCAATATCCTTCTTTACTCCATTTAATTTTCCTTCGTGATATTATCTCAATTTAAGTTCTAAGAGAAATGCAGTGATGAAAACTGGGATACTCAGTTATGTCTAGCAAACTTGAATGAAACACTCTATCGGTGAGTTTTAATTGTTTCTAGAAGCCAAAAAATTGTGAGAATTCCTCTTTCTTGATTGAAGATGGTTTCTCTTTGCAACAATCATTTGGTATTTGGAATATAATATCCAGGAAGGCCCACTTGCCCAATCATGCTATggctatatttttatttaatatatagcATTACTCAATAAGGCAACTATATATGCGCACGCAGcaaattttttaatgttgtaGAAGTGacccagttttttttttttttttttttttttttttttttttttttttttgttttagtggTGAGTGGAACTTATCAGAAAGATAAAGAATAAGATAGAAGATTTCATATAGAATATTGTACCACTATTAAATTAGTTCAAAGTGAAGTTGTGCCTAATGTATATTCCTTCAGAACAATAAaggatattttcattttgagatcCATATATCCACAAAGATAAACTTTCACTAATAAAGCAAAAGAAAGTGGTAAGACAGTCAGTCATTGAAAAGACTGGTTTTCTCctatggaattcataatcttaCAGTACTACCCAACTAGAGAAGAAAGTGGTTTGGACAAGGAACAGTAATCTATTGCATCAAAGAATTAACTCGCTCATCAATGTCGGGGATAGAATCATTACATGCAATAATGTTGAGTAGATATATTGGTTGACCTAGCCAATATGAACTATGAAGTTTTTCAAATCAcatcttttaatttcttaattctATCCAAACTATAAGAaacatcatcatcttcttcttcttcttcttcttcttggttttttccttttccattttttttttcctgggctATGGGTACTTGGGTAGTTGATTTAAGTCAACCAACcaaattaatcacaatttatTTACTCATTGTTGTACTATCTAAATATATTGTTGACCCACCTCTTCATCCTATTGACAAAGAGTAAGAAATGCTCGGTATGTAATTAAAGCTGCACATGTCTGTTTTTAGAGATTACTAGCAAGCATTACTGCCTTCTTGTCTGTTGTTCCTTCTATTACATTAATATGAATGTGACTTACttattttctccctttctttctttctctttactGTTGAGTTCCTTTGAGAATATCAAATTCAAAGCAAAGTACATGGTCAGCAGCTTTTGGTTCTTCCATGACTGTGCAAACATAAGACACTCTGTGGCTTAGTTAGTTAATTAATCAGTTTGTCTACATGTAAATTGAGCATACCAGAATATTCACGCTAATAGCCataatcttgttttttttaatagtcaTCAACTTTGTAGCCGCTAGttttctttccctccaaatATTGCcatatatgtgtatatgttCCATGGGCAATGGTTGTTACAAATAGCACACACTGTGTGTTACTGTGTTTCAATAACTAAAAACGTGAGTTAGTATTTTCAGTTTATGAAAATACATAATATTGTGTGTAATAGAATTTACCCTCTGTTTCATTGttccttaaaagttaaaactttgTGTGAGTCTCCTGTATTATACTTTACATTATACAAATCTAAAGGATTATATGCCCAATATTGGATGAGGGGTAAACATTCTGCTAGGTAACCAAGTAATGGCTAGACTTGGCTCCATTTCTTGTAAAAGTTTTGCAGGGTATATTGGATTTTCTAAACACCAAGGGCCTAAAGATTTAGATTAATATCATTAATTAAGGAGTGTTAGTTGAGTTTGAAGTCAGAATAAGATTTGAATTTTCCAACCAATTTCACTTTAGTCTGACCCTCAATCAAGAAAGTATTCTACTTGGTGTATTACATCTCTCCTCTTATATAAACGTGAGTCTCATGTATAGTGGGAGGAAGATGTAATATACCAAATGCACTGAACAATTTCATGATTTGGAAATTGAGTAATTCTCATTTAAAATGTAAgatattatttaatactaatacATTATAATCAATTTCTAAATTAGTTTGACTAAAAAGCTTATGAATGATCAAATGTACAAGCAAACATATATAGTCTTTTTCTTCTGAATAATCATTAATctaaaaccaaataaaagagtAGCAAAAGGTTCAAATCTCAccatctaaaataaaaataaaaaaataaaagaagaaggaggtgTTGTAAACCTAGATATGTTGTAGGCCCAACTTTCTTTCATCCATCTAAATTCGGATTTTAGTCATGCTATGGTTTAGATTCCTCTATTTGTTTCTCTTAGCCAGATGATGAGAGGTCtcctgaaagaaaaaaataagacaacaagtttttaaaaaataaaaataaataaataaaagaaaaggtggGGGGAaaaaagcaagagagagagagagagagagagagagagagaacaagagGAAGTAGTAGCccacaaaattaaagaaaaaaaaggacaacAACTGGACCAGTCTAATCTTTTAAAATCCAAGAATACACATATATGTAGGTCGGCCCAATATGCCTTTAATCCTCCTTGTTCTCTAATGTTGGCTTCGTAGGACCGCAAGCCACGTTTTGTTTGTGTTATACTGTTTTGGCTGAGGGGGGGGGTGCCCCCCCTTCTAGCTTGAGAATGAAGGaaaacaacaagaagaagaagtgaagaACCACATGACTCATAACTAAAGCCAATGCATCACCAAAAGCTTCTATCAATTTATGGGTGAAAAGGTGAATGTGTTTCAAACAATCTTTTATAAGGAGATGATTAATTAAAGAGGTGTGGAATTAAGGGAAAGGTGAAATTGACAacttgtttgttaaaaaaataaaatgaaaatttcctgATAGGGTAAGAGGTAAGAGGTATAGGTAGAACTTCATTGTCTATGGAgaattttgttaaagaaaacGGTATTGTGATTTCAACATCAAAAGAAAGATTGTTTTGAACACGACACCGCCCCCTCTCACTGTGGAGGGTTAGTTGGAACTTGGAAAAGTAAtaattccaataaaaaaatctgGGTCCAATTATTGCTGTGCTGTACAAGAAGTCCATAATAGAATTATGTCCTTGCAATGTTACGTCTTACCAAAACCAGATACACCAAAATTACAGCCTGCATGTAACATCATCAACATGTGAGTAAGTGCATGTGGATGTACTTTGGGACTGTCCTAGGCCACAGCCCACTTTTAGAgtgactttcttttttctttttcttttttacttcaCTCTCACTAGCTGGTACTGACATGCCTCAGTTCAGTTTGAGTGGTCTCATTCTCAAGTTTGAATTATAGGCTATAGCTCATAGGTTAATCATTTTCATTAGGTCAGAATAATGCTGAATAAGAAAGAAGCACATTGCAATATTCTTACCTAAATGTCAGAAACAAGTCTAGCAAAAACAATATAGATGCACATGTATATGTACCTAAATCTCAAAAACAGATCTTGAGTCCGTTTGTTTAAGTTGTTGCAAAAACCTTTTAAAAAGGTGTCTGTAAAAAATCTAGACTCCTTGCATATTTGAAACggcattttacacatttttaaaaattcaaattaattttaaaatgattgtTTAAATTGCACAAACACCTAAACAAATGCACCCTTAATTTGTAAAGCTACATTCACTAAAAGAAGCATATTGCATTCTTACCTAAATGTCATAAACaagtttagcaaaaataaaatacccaTATAGTAGACAGATCTTGAGCCTGTTTGTTTAAGCTGTTGCATAAACTTTTAAAATGAgtgtttgtaaaaaataaataaaaaaaataaaaaaacctaaactcCTTGTCCATTTGAAACGgcattttacatatttttaaaaattcaaatcgATTTAAAAATGCGTGTTTAAATTGCACAAACACCTAAACAAACGCACCCTTAATTTGTAAAACTACATTCACTAAAAGAAGTATATTGCATTCTTACCTAAATATCATAAACATGTTTAGAGATACATCTTGACCCCATATGTTTAAGTTATTtcaaaaacctttaaaatgcgcatttgtaaaaaaattatagactGCCCTACATATTTGAAACCACATTTTATGTGTCTTTAAAAATGCGTATAAGGCTGCACAAACACCTAAACAAAGTAACCCTTATTTTGTAAATCTCATTCACTGTCCCCGATAGAGAAATTGTCATTTGTATTAATTCTACATGATCAACCAACAGGAACCAAGTACCAATGGCAGCATTAAGAAAATGAATTCTAAATTGGAAAATGATTTACCTCCTTTCATGCTTTGCCTGTATTTTGAAACGCAAACATCTCTGAAGAAATGACGTCTACACAAAGCAAAGGTGCTTCAGTTAGAATTTAGAAATGTAAGGACTGGAATTGGAGTTAAAAGCAACAGAGAATTTTTAGATGAATTTATGTTTCTCATAGCACGGCGCTGAATGATGTTGTAAAGATCTATGGGCTTGCTGTAGATTGaggctctctttttttttttttttagagaattgaGCAATAAAATATCTCGTAAACAGCACGTTTtgtctcaaatttttgttcctaTGACCATaaattagtaaataaaatttattttttaatttataaattaattatttagataatgatattaaaaaaattaaatagagaaaaaaaatagaatatattaCCTCGTTTTGTCCTTCAACTTTATATTGTAGCATGAAATATTAGTTGTCACCCTCAATCTTATTGAATTAACGATGACACATAATATTTCATTCTATGATATATGTTAAAGGACAAACGATGTAATATCTCTTaattgttttctctattttatgggcaaattaataaagtttttgtgaaaggacaaaatttggcaacaagGTTAGTTATAGCTTAAggttacaactttactcaatat
The Quercus lobata isolate SW786 chromosome 10, ValleyOak3.0 Primary Assembly, whole genome shotgun sequence DNA segment above includes these coding regions:
- the LOC115965534 gene encoding mini zinc finger protein 3-like produces the protein MKKRQVVMKKDCIGGKNSTTSSSMVRTVRYVECQKNHAANIGGYAVDGCREFMASGDEGTNGALLCAACGCHRNFHRREVETEVVCEYSPPTFND